One window of the Chitinimonas sp. BJYL2 genome contains the following:
- a CDS encoding DMT family transporter — MSTNTSATFYFKLVATMAIWGGTFIVGRVLAQAMPPLSVAFWRFVAASICLFVLLWQRNEFAWPNRHQWLWASALALTGVFAYNIFFFAGLAEITASRAALLVALNPILVAIVSSLILRQVLGPRRWLGVGLSLVGAITVITQGDFAAVARHGVGHGELLILGCCVSWVAYTLFGRRAMQHLSSLAATAWASLIGCAMLGAVALMRGELNSPLALDLTQWLGVLYLGVLATAAGFIWYNDGIKAIGAAKTIVFTNLVPVFAVIASVVLLGESLTLPALLGGVMVVGGVWLTNRS; from the coding sequence ATGTCTACGAATACCAGCGCCACTTTCTATTTTAAGCTCGTCGCCACCATGGCGATCTGGGGCGGCACTTTCATTGTCGGCCGTGTGCTGGCGCAGGCCATGCCACCCTTGTCGGTGGCGTTCTGGCGCTTTGTGGCAGCCTCGATCTGCCTGTTTGTCTTGCTCTGGCAGCGCAACGAATTTGCCTGGCCGAATCGGCATCAGTGGCTCTGGGCCAGTGCGCTCGCACTCACGGGTGTGTTTGCTTACAACATCTTCTTCTTTGCCGGTCTGGCCGAAATCACGGCCAGCCGTGCAGCGCTGCTGGTGGCACTGAACCCGATACTGGTGGCTATCGTGTCCTCCCTGATTTTGCGACAGGTACTGGGACCGCGGCGCTGGCTGGGGGTGGGGTTATCGCTGGTAGGGGCTATCACCGTGATCACGCAAGGCGATTTCGCGGCCGTCGCCCGCCATGGTGTGGGTCATGGCGAGCTGCTGATTCTGGGGTGCTGCGTCAGCTGGGTGGCCTACACCCTGTTTGGTCGGCGGGCCATGCAGCATCTGAGCAGCTTGGCCGCCACGGCGTGGGCCTCGCTGATCGGCTGCGCCATGCTCGGTGCCGTGGCGTTGATGCGTGGCGAGCTGAATTCACCCTTGGCGCTGGATCTGACTCAGTGGCTTGGCGTCCTGTACCTGGGGGTCTTGGCGACTGCCGCGGGTTTCATCTGGTACAACGATGGCATCAAGGCCATCGGGGCCGCCAAGACGATTGTGTTCACCAATCTGGTGCCGGTGTTTGCGGTGATTGCCAGCGTGGTGCTGCTGGGCGAGTCGCTGACCTTGCCAGCCTTGCTGGGTGGGGTGATGGTGGTGGGCGGGGTTTGGCTGACCAACCGTAGTTGA
- a CDS encoding PAS domain-containing protein: MSQPDFYQLQIRHAEQLDHPGQLVDALLQAVASAEIGVFVWELDTNRLIWNDAEFLLHDLEPGTALRASDWLAMLHPDDLGKVAEEVTAAITGVRPYDTVFRVRRRQGGWRYVHGAAWVERDARGKPLRMAGINQDISERYRFNLLVEEVQTDTASVVGLAYLQALAESLCRALPARCVMVAEVFPPARPTHARTLAISLDGQAAEPVATALAGTVFEHILPPTQRKPGSPDTTIASSPIPGLDVRYHHLTPLRGADGVLLGLLAVLDDKSPEDTVLLERMLALFSGRVGAEMDRLHHEAELARLNAELEARVAARTEYVKRTMRELEAFNFAVSHDLNAPLRAVQGFGQILREDYAERLDPTGQDYLERTLLAAERMGRLLDDLVSLSRISLRPLNVGKVDLDHLASEAIRELNEEAPRPALQTEITPHLIIHADAGLMRILIDALLRAIWRMAVPGVPLRIELFERQQAGRREIVLLGLGLEVDTAALTQWFSPADNGQSGIDPPAKGAGLAMAQRVMHRHHGGIAVESRADRGVAFIFWLPPASEMMALVDADGH; the protein is encoded by the coding sequence ATGAGCCAGCCCGACTTCTATCAGCTCCAGATACGCCATGCGGAGCAGCTTGATCACCCCGGTCAGCTTGTCGATGCCCTGCTGCAAGCCGTGGCCTCGGCGGAAATCGGCGTGTTTGTCTGGGAGCTGGATACCAACCGGCTGATCTGGAACGACGCCGAATTCCTGCTCCACGATCTGGAACCCGGCACCGCACTGCGCGCCAGCGACTGGTTGGCCATGCTGCATCCCGATGATCTCGGCAAGGTCGCAGAAGAGGTCACGGCAGCCATTACCGGCGTGCGTCCTTACGATACCGTCTTCCGGGTACGCCGCCGCCAAGGTGGCTGGCGCTATGTGCATGGGGCGGCCTGGGTGGAGCGTGATGCCCGTGGCAAACCCCTGCGCATGGCGGGGATCAATCAGGATATCAGCGAGCGCTACCGCTTCAATCTGCTGGTTGAGGAGGTCCAGACGGACACCGCCAGTGTGGTGGGTCTCGCTTATCTCCAGGCGCTGGCGGAGAGTCTGTGCCGCGCCTTGCCTGCTCGCTGCGTCATGGTGGCCGAGGTGTTCCCGCCGGCAAGGCCCACCCACGCGCGGACGCTTGCCATCAGTCTGGATGGCCAGGCGGCCGAGCCGGTGGCCACCGCGCTGGCCGGGACTGTGTTTGAGCACATCTTGCCGCCAACGCAGCGCAAACCCGGATCCCCCGATACGACGATTGCGTCGTCGCCCATTCCGGGTCTGGATGTCCGTTACCACCACCTCACACCCTTGCGCGGGGCTGATGGTGTCTTGCTGGGGCTACTCGCCGTACTCGACGACAAGTCGCCTGAAGATACTGTCCTGCTTGAGCGCATGCTGGCCTTGTTTTCCGGCAGGGTGGGAGCCGAGATGGACAGACTGCACCATGAAGCTGAACTGGCTCGTCTCAACGCCGAACTCGAAGCCCGCGTTGCCGCACGCACCGAGTACGTGAAACGGACGATGCGTGAGCTGGAGGCCTTCAATTTTGCCGTATCGCACGATCTCAACGCGCCCTTGCGGGCAGTTCAGGGTTTTGGCCAGATACTGCGCGAAGACTACGCAGAGCGACTGGACCCGACAGGGCAGGATTACCTTGAGCGCACCTTGCTGGCAGCCGAGCGCATGGGAAGACTGCTGGATGATCTGGTCAGCTTGTCACGTATTTCCTTGCGGCCGCTGAATGTCGGCAAGGTCGACCTGGACCATCTGGCCAGCGAGGCCATCCGCGAACTCAACGAAGAGGCTCCCCGGCCCGCGCTGCAGACCGAGATCACGCCGCACCTGATCATTCATGCCGATGCCGGGTTGATGCGCATCCTGATCGATGCCTTGCTCCGGGCGATCTGGCGGATGGCCGTGCCCGGTGTGCCGTTGCGCATTGAACTGTTCGAGCGTCAGCAAGCAGGTCGCAGGGAGATCGTGTTGTTGGGCCTGGGTCTGGAGGTGGATACCGCCGCACTGACCCAATGGTTCTCGCCGGCAGACAATGGCCAGAGCGGCATCGACCCGCCCGCCAAGGGAGCGGGCCTGGCTATGGCGCAGCGGGTCATGCACCGTCATCACGGCGGGATTGCGGTCGAGTCCCGTGCAGATCGCGGCGTAGCGTTTATATTCTGGTTACCACCTGCTAGTGAGATGATGGCGTTGGTCGATGCGGATGGCCATTGA
- a CDS encoding MBL fold metallo-hydrolase translates to MPHRLAYPLLEQTPAVGEALPVADGIFWLKMPLPFALNHINLWLIKEDGGWTVVDAGYDSDDTRAAWQQVFAGPMAGKPILRHVATHYHPDHIGLAAWLCKQFEAPFHISLGEYLLAKSVWHDLPGFDVPSFNAHFARHGLPQDKLDQFTQRGNTYHWGVKQLPPGFHRLIADDQITLGGARWRCIPGYGHSPEHMALYCEERGVLISGDMLLPKISTNVGAWAADPDGDPLGHFLASLDRFLPLPAYTLVLPSHGRPFRGIHPRVEMLKAHHTERLDALLTAASTPQSAFELMPVLFGRMFDLYQTMFAMAECIAHLNYLWHRGELVRERDALGVYRFCKA, encoded by the coding sequence ATGCCGCATCGCCTTGCTTATCCGCTGCTTGAGCAAACGCCTGCCGTGGGCGAGGCCTTGCCGGTGGCTGACGGTATTTTCTGGCTGAAGATGCCACTGCCATTCGCGCTCAATCACATCAATTTGTGGCTGATCAAGGAAGATGGCGGCTGGACGGTGGTGGATGCGGGTTACGATAGCGACGACACCCGTGCCGCCTGGCAGCAGGTGTTTGCCGGGCCGATGGCAGGTAAACCTATCCTGCGCCATGTGGCCACGCACTATCACCCCGACCATATTGGACTGGCCGCTTGGCTGTGCAAGCAGTTCGAGGCGCCGTTCCATATCAGCTTGGGTGAATACCTGCTGGCGAAATCGGTATGGCATGACCTGCCGGGTTTTGATGTGCCCTCGTTCAATGCCCACTTTGCGCGCCATGGTCTGCCACAGGACAAGCTCGATCAGTTCACCCAGCGTGGCAATACCTATCACTGGGGTGTGAAGCAGCTGCCACCAGGCTTTCATCGCCTGATCGCGGATGATCAGATCACGCTGGGTGGTGCGCGCTGGCGTTGCATTCCCGGTTACGGCCATTCGCCCGAGCACATGGCTTTGTACTGCGAGGAGCGGGGCGTGCTGATTTCGGGTGATATGTTGTTGCCGAAAATCTCAACCAACGTGGGTGCCTGGGCGGCCGATCCCGATGGTGATCCGCTGGGACATTTTCTGGCCTCGCTGGACCGCTTCTTGCCACTGCCAGCCTACACGCTGGTGCTGCCCTCGCATGGTCGTCCTTTTCGCGGCATCCATCCGCGTGTGGAAATGCTCAAGGCGCATCACACCGAGCGGTTGGATGCCTTGCTGACCGCGGCCAGCACGCCGCAGTCGGCTTTCGAGCTGATGCCGGTGCTGTTCGGCCGTATGTTCGATCTGTACCAGACCATGTTCGCCATGGCCGAGTGCATCGCCCACCTCAACTACCTGTGGCATCGCGGCGAGCTGGTACGCGAGCGCGATGCGCTGGGTGTTTACCGATTCTGCAAAGCCTAG
- the gltX gene encoding glutamate--tRNA ligase: MTVRTRFAPSPTGLLHIGGVRTALFSWAFARKRQGVFVLRIEDTDLERSTPESVKAILDGMQWVGLAHDEGPFYQMQRMDRYKVVVQQLLDEGKAYHCYCSREELDQMRAEAEARGEKPRYDRRWRPERGKTLPDIPAGVQPVVRFRNPLDGVVAWDDAVKGRIEISNEELDDLIIARPDGTPTYNFCVVVDDSDMAITHVIRGDDHVNNTPRQINILKALGATLPVYAHLPMILNADGQKMSKRRDAVSVVDYSEQGILPEALLNYLARLGWGHGDAEFFTLDQFVAWFELENVSPSPSRFDRDKMLWINQQHMKLADNARLATLTRPFLEKLGCDLNQGPALVDVIALLKERVTNLVDLAAQGTYFYRHDPAPADMAAQHLGDESRARLARFAAVLESSEWTTEAIGAAIKAFVVSEGVKMPMVGMPVRAAVCGTTQTPSVDQVLALLGKAEVLKRLAAATL; this comes from the coding sequence ATGACCGTTCGCACCCGCTTCGCCCCCTCCCCCACCGGCCTGCTGCATATCGGTGGCGTCCGTACCGCCCTGTTCTCCTGGGCTTTTGCCCGCAAGCGTCAGGGCGTTTTCGTGCTGCGGATCGAGGACACGGATCTGGAGCGCTCAACCCCGGAGTCGGTCAAAGCCATTCTGGACGGCATGCAGTGGGTAGGTCTGGCACATGATGAAGGCCCGTTCTATCAAATGCAGCGCATGGATCGTTACAAGGTCGTGGTGCAGCAACTGCTGGATGAAGGCAAGGCCTACCACTGCTATTGCAGCCGCGAAGAACTGGACCAGATGCGTGCCGAGGCCGAGGCGCGCGGTGAGAAGCCCCGTTACGACCGCCGCTGGCGACCGGAGCGCGGCAAGACCCTGCCGGATATCCCGGCCGGGGTACAGCCAGTGGTACGTTTCCGCAATCCGCTGGATGGCGTGGTTGCCTGGGATGATGCCGTCAAGGGTCGCATCGAGATCAGTAACGAGGAGCTCGACGATCTGATCATTGCCCGTCCGGACGGCACGCCCACCTACAACTTCTGTGTCGTGGTCGACGACAGTGATATGGCCATCACCCATGTGATCCGTGGCGATGATCACGTCAACAACACGCCAAGGCAGATCAACATCCTCAAGGCACTGGGTGCCACCCTGCCGGTTTACGCGCATTTGCCGATGATCCTCAACGCCGATGGCCAGAAGATGAGCAAGCGCCGCGATGCCGTCAGCGTCGTCGATTACAGCGAGCAGGGCATCCTGCCTGAGGCGCTGCTGAACTACCTGGCGCGACTCGGCTGGGGGCATGGCGATGCCGAATTCTTTACCCTGGACCAGTTTGTTGCCTGGTTTGAACTGGAAAATGTCAGCCCCAGCCCCTCGAGGTTTGATCGCGACAAAATGTTGTGGATCAACCAGCAGCACATGAAGCTGGCCGACAATGCACGGCTGGCCACGCTCACACGTCCTTTCCTTGAAAAGCTCGGTTGCGATCTGAACCAAGGCCCGGCGCTGGTTGATGTGATCGCACTCCTCAAGGAGCGCGTCACCAATCTGGTGGATCTGGCCGCTCAGGGCACCTATTTCTATCGCCACGATCCCGCACCAGCCGACATGGCCGCCCAGCATCTGGGCGATGAGAGCCGTGCACGGCTGGCGCGCTTTGCTGCCGTCCTGGAAAGCTCCGAATGGACCACTGAAGCCATCGGCGCGGCGATCAAGGCCTTTGTGGTCAGCGAAGGGGTGAAGATGCCGATGGTGGGCATGCCGGTACGCGCCGCGGTTTGCGGCACCACCCAGACCCCCTCGGTGGACCAGGTGCTGGCCTTGCTGGGTAAGGCCGAAGTGCTCAAGCGACTGGCTGCGGCCACTCTCTGA
- a CDS encoding diguanylate cyclase: MAINLSLRTGLTLAFSAVSVLMAALLSLVLGTLATDLARQNAGLILGDQAMQMANQLNSGLAQRLRTVELLSALRQISDPATPQADNRELLEKLRDSDPEIAWIGVADTDGKVLFAADGLLEGVNVKARPWFAEGLRGSFVGDVHEAKLLAKLLPAPSSGEPLRFVDLATPVYGLDGQRRGVLGVHLSWEWARSVEQLVFSTASREMGVEAFLLNRDHGVLLAPQGMQEAGLPAQLGKADVPIGEVMQWADGKRYLTALIRMRGESEYGALGWSVLVRQSVEAAYSPVRALQWLVLMIGVGLAAVFALFGRWLAKRITRPITDLSVAADRLRAGGVEALIPVSSGFREVLGLSSSLQHLVGALKAEEAKLASLNASLEQQVSDRTESLDAANRHMLLVLEERQKLVEQLEELAARDSLTRLYNRRAFHERAAVEWQRLSRDLRHLSVLIIDIDHFKRVNDEYGHEAGDEALRVVAKAVSEELREIDTLARFGGEEFVALLPGAGEAEALTVAERVRTRIASLTVVTPSVEFMLTASFGVAEWEAGLDVTQLIARADEALYRAKHGGRNRVEAWQAKT; encoded by the coding sequence TTGGCAATAAACCTGTCACTGCGCACTGGCCTGACCCTCGCGTTTTCTGCGGTATCCGTACTGATGGCGGCGCTGCTGTCGCTGGTGCTGGGTACGCTGGCAACGGATCTGGCACGCCAGAACGCCGGCCTGATACTGGGTGATCAGGCCATGCAGATGGCTAACCAGCTCAATTCGGGCCTGGCACAGCGCCTGCGCACCGTGGAGTTGCTGAGTGCCTTGCGTCAGATCAGCGACCCCGCAACGCCGCAAGCCGACAACCGCGAGTTACTCGAAAAGCTGCGTGACAGCGATCCCGAGATCGCCTGGATCGGCGTGGCCGATACCGATGGCAAGGTGCTGTTCGCCGCTGATGGCTTGCTCGAGGGCGTGAATGTCAAGGCGCGCCCCTGGTTTGCGGAAGGCTTGCGCGGCAGCTTCGTGGGCGATGTGCATGAAGCCAAGCTGCTGGCCAAGCTGCTGCCTGCGCCGTCCAGTGGTGAGCCGCTGCGATTCGTGGATCTGGCCACACCTGTCTATGGCCTGGATGGCCAGCGTCGTGGGGTGCTCGGTGTGCATCTCTCTTGGGAGTGGGCCCGTTCCGTGGAGCAGCTGGTGTTCTCCACGGCAAGCCGGGAAATGGGTGTAGAGGCCTTCTTGCTCAATCGTGATCACGGTGTCCTGCTCGCGCCCCAAGGCATGCAAGAAGCGGGCTTGCCCGCGCAGCTCGGGAAAGCCGACGTGCCGATAGGCGAAGTGATGCAGTGGGCGGATGGCAAGCGATACCTGACCGCATTGATTCGCATGCGCGGTGAATCCGAGTACGGTGCATTGGGCTGGAGCGTGCTGGTGCGTCAGTCGGTGGAGGCTGCTTATTCCCCGGTGCGCGCACTGCAATGGCTGGTGTTGATGATCGGTGTCGGCCTCGCCGCCGTGTTTGCCCTGTTCGGACGCTGGCTTGCCAAACGCATTACCCGCCCCATCACCGATCTGAGTGTGGCGGCTGATCGCTTGCGCGCTGGTGGCGTCGAGGCACTGATCCCCGTGAGCTCGGGATTCCGTGAGGTGCTGGGGCTGTCGAGTTCGTTACAGCATCTGGTTGGTGCCCTCAAGGCCGAGGAAGCCAAGCTGGCCAGCCTGAATGCCTCGCTGGAGCAGCAGGTCAGCGACCGGACCGAGTCGCTGGATGCGGCCAACCGGCATATGTTGCTGGTGCTGGAGGAGCGGCAGAAACTGGTTGAACAGCTGGAAGAACTGGCTGCCCGCGACAGCTTGACCCGGCTCTACAACCGGCGTGCATTCCATGAGCGAGCTGCGGTGGAGTGGCAACGCTTATCCCGCGATCTGCGCCACCTGTCCGTGCTGATCATCGACATTGATCACTTCAAGCGCGTCAATGACGAATATGGTCACGAAGCCGGCGATGAAGCACTCCGGGTGGTAGCCAAGGCGGTGTCTGAGGAGCTACGTGAAATCGACACGCTTGCCCGATTCGGCGGCGAGGAGTTCGTAGCCCTGCTGCCCGGTGCAGGCGAAGCCGAGGCCCTGACCGTTGCCGAACGAGTACGCACCCGTATCGCCAGCCTCACGGTGGTTACGCCGAGTGTCGAGTTCATGTTGACCGCCAGTTTCGGGGTCGCTGAATGGGAGGCCGGGCTGGATGTGACCCAGCTGATTGCGCGGGCAGATGAGGCGCTGTATCGGGCCAAGCATGGTGGCAGAAACCGCGTGGAGGCTTGGCAGGCCAAGACCTAG
- the gspN gene encoding type II secretion system protein N, with amino-acid sequence MRRLSWRWWLGLAFLLVGFALVRLPAGMLAMVVSSQTEGQLTLVNAAGSLWHGSAQPVIKGQALADRLSWSWQPKALLRGQLVYLVRLGTGQGMLTLGWRRLALQDAHLGIAASPVFQLDQRLAGFGLGGQLWLNTTAFEWQAGQPNGSLQIEWRDAASSLTPNLQALGSYQLALVPAGKAWQLSLGTTAGRLLLNGQGSWQPAEGLTAEVGLRAAPGAEAALAPFLSQVGQGEPGTERRLRFNFR; translated from the coding sequence ATGAGACGTCTGAGCTGGCGCTGGTGGCTGGGTTTGGCTTTCTTGCTGGTGGGCTTCGCGCTGGTACGCCTGCCTGCGGGCATGCTCGCCATGGTGGTCAGCAGTCAGACCGAGGGGCAACTCACTCTGGTCAATGCGGCTGGGTCCCTCTGGCACGGCAGCGCCCAGCCTGTCATCAAAGGACAGGCGCTGGCTGACCGCCTCAGCTGGTCCTGGCAACCCAAGGCCTTGTTACGCGGGCAGCTGGTCTACCTGGTGCGTCTGGGGACAGGCCAGGGCATGCTGACACTGGGCTGGCGACGGCTTGCACTCCAGGATGCCCATCTTGGCATTGCCGCCTCCCCCGTGTTCCAGCTGGACCAACGCTTGGCAGGGTTTGGTCTGGGCGGACAGCTCTGGCTCAACACCACAGCATTTGAATGGCAGGCCGGCCAGCCCAATGGCAGCCTGCAGATCGAGTGGCGTGACGCCGCATCCAGTCTCACGCCCAACTTGCAAGCACTGGGCAGCTATCAACTGGCCCTGGTCCCGGCCGGCAAGGCTTGGCAATTGAGTCTGGGCACTACCGCCGGCAGGCTGCTGCTGAATGGTCAGGGAAGCTGGCAACCTGCAGAAGGACTGACAGCCGAAGTGGGATTGCGCGCGGCGCCAGGCGCAGAGGCGGCATTAGCGCCATTTCTGTCCCAAGTCGGCCAAGGCGAACCGGGAACCGAACGGCGCCTGCGTTTCAACTTTCGCTAG
- a CDS encoding MerR family DNA-binding transcriptional regulator, which yields MTDDQTYTITDLAREFDLTPRAIRHYEHEGLLAPGRQGRNRVFTRADRTRLMLVLRGKRLGFSLQETRELFELYDAAHDERAQLVKLMEFLRPKREAIEQQRRDIDAVLSEMDKLEQDCASILAEAGATS from the coding sequence ATGACTGACGACCAGACCTACACAATCACCGATCTCGCCCGCGAGTTCGACCTTACCCCGCGTGCGATCCGCCACTACGAGCACGAAGGCCTGCTGGCCCCGGGCCGGCAAGGCCGCAACCGCGTGTTTACGCGTGCCGACCGCACCCGGCTGATGCTGGTCTTGCGCGGCAAGCGTCTGGGCTTTTCGCTGCAGGAGACACGCGAGCTGTTCGAGTTGTATGACGCGGCCCACGACGAGCGCGCCCAGCTGGTCAAGCTGATGGAGTTTCTGCGTCCCAAGCGCGAGGCCATCGAGCAGCAGCGCCGGGATATCGATGCCGTACTCAGCGAAATGGACAAGCTGGAACAAGACTGTGCCAGCATTCTGGCAGAGGCCGGCGCAACATCCTGA
- a CDS encoding D-hexose-6-phosphate mutarotase → MDSVRLTSPHGHATLTRHGAQALDAVIDGVPLLWLSPFARPETDQVIRGGVPLCFPWFGKHPDGLPSHGFARNRHWDLIEQSASHAVFTLQDDEAGRALWPHAFLARLRIELDQALRFVFEVGNRDDHPLTFTHALHTYFPVGDCRACEVTGLDGHLRREVGHADQVQSGAVRTDRPIDALFDQAEPRLSLKTPTHTILIETRNMPSAVIWNPGKGGEQIPDIGTSWPGYLCVERGNVGSAAVTLAPGAWYRGEMWLSVEPLRQT, encoded by the coding sequence ATGGATTCTGTCCGCCTGACCTCGCCGCACGGCCACGCCACCCTCACCCGTCATGGCGCCCAGGCGCTGGATGCCGTGATCGACGGCGTGCCGTTGCTCTGGTTGTCGCCATTTGCGCGGCCCGAAACGGACCAGGTGATACGGGGTGGGGTGCCGCTGTGTTTTCCCTGGTTCGGCAAGCATCCCGATGGCTTGCCCTCACACGGCTTTGCGCGCAATCGGCACTGGGATCTGATCGAACAGTCTGCCAGCCATGCGGTATTCACGCTGCAAGACGATGAGGCGGGCAGAGCGCTGTGGCCCCATGCCTTTTTGGCAAGGCTGCGCATCGAACTGGATCAGGCCCTGCGGTTTGTGTTCGAGGTAGGTAACCGCGATGATCATCCGCTTACCTTCACCCATGCCCTGCATACCTATTTTCCGGTGGGGGATTGCCGGGCATGCGAGGTGACGGGGCTGGATGGCCACCTGCGCCGCGAAGTCGGTCATGCCGACCAGGTGCAGTCGGGTGCGGTGAGGACCGATCGACCCATCGATGCGTTGTTCGACCAGGCCGAACCGCGACTCAGCCTGAAGACGCCGACGCACACCATCCTGATCGAGACCCGCAATATGCCCAGTGCCGTGATCTGGAACCCCGGCAAGGGCGGCGAACAGATTCCCGATATTGGCACCAGCTGGCCTGGCTATCTGTGTGTCGAGCGCGGCAATGTGGGCAGCGCGGCGGTGACATTGGCACCTGGTGCCTGGTATCGCGGCGAGATGTGGCTGTCGGTCGAGCCGCTCCGGCAGACCTGA
- a CDS encoding glycosyltransferase, translating to MTNPIQDVLVIIPAFRNQRQLDRCIECLKQQTVAHRLAVFIKDNSEDNIYYTAAINQGLRHGLGIGQPFRFFLPLNQDCYLNPDAIEQMLLFMEANPHAGIVGPLQLDADDPARIRWAGSLEAFPAGRHIGGTYTGGLVPTATPWVNGAAMLIRRETLIDTGVMDANMRLLFSDADICFTARTRGWQLYMVPQAICLHERGGVSGKENEAFELIKSTDYVYFGRKWLTGQNYQMLDPGARAIDINALRQSFEAADAS from the coding sequence ATGACCAACCCGATTCAAGACGTACTCGTCATCATCCCGGCCTTCCGCAACCAGCGACAACTGGATCGTTGCATCGAATGCCTGAAGCAGCAGACGGTGGCGCACCGTCTCGCCGTCTTCATCAAGGACAACTCCGAAGACAATATCTATTACACCGCGGCCATTAATCAGGGTTTGCGCCATGGACTTGGCATTGGGCAGCCGTTCCGCTTCTTTTTGCCGCTGAATCAGGATTGCTATCTGAACCCGGACGCCATCGAGCAGATGTTGCTGTTTATGGAGGCCAATCCCCATGCGGGCATCGTCGGCCCGCTCCAGCTGGACGCAGATGACCCCGCGCGTATCCGTTGGGCAGGTTCGCTGGAGGCGTTCCCGGCAGGGCGTCACATTGGTGGCACCTATACAGGCGGGCTAGTGCCCACCGCGACCCCGTGGGTAAACGGCGCGGCCATGCTGATCCGTCGGGAGACGCTGATCGATACGGGTGTGATGGACGCCAATATGCGCTTGCTGTTTTCGGATGCGGATATCTGCTTTACCGCACGTACCCGCGGCTGGCAGCTTTACATGGTACCGCAGGCCATTTGCCTGCATGAGCGTGGTGGCGTATCGGGCAAGGAAAACGAGGCGTTTGAACTGATCAAGTCGACGGACTACGTTTACTTTGGCCGCAAATGGCTGACCGGGCAGAATTACCAGATGCTGGATCCGGGTGCGCGGGCTATCGATATCAATGCCTTGCGCCAGTCATTTGAAGCCGCCGATGCGAGCTAG
- the gspM gene encoding type II secretion system protein GspM: MISSLPQPLADLHARCLQFWRARNGRERLVLSVGGALLALLMLDLAVIEPLVRERARLERSLPALRMDAANFARDIAAIKGQTGGGTADLAQIAGSMGLNAPAVKIDSTPRQARLQAGNVAWVTLTELIAQAQAQGWQLQRLSAKLADDNKVNAELEWTR; encoded by the coding sequence ATGATCTCGTCCCTGCCCCAACCACTGGCCGATCTCCATGCACGCTGCCTGCAGTTCTGGCGCGCGCGCAACGGTCGCGAACGCCTTGTGCTGAGCGTGGGCGGTGCCTTGCTGGCATTGCTCATGCTTGACCTCGCCGTGATCGAACCTCTGGTGCGCGAGCGGGCACGCCTCGAGCGCAGCTTGCCCGCCTTGCGCATGGATGCCGCCAACTTCGCACGCGACATTGCCGCCATAAAGGGACAAACCGGCGGCGGCACCGCCGACCTCGCGCAAATCGCTGGGTCGATGGGCTTGAACGCGCCAGCGGTAAAGATTGACAGTACACCCAGACAAGCTCGCCTGCAGGCCGGCAATGTGGCGTGGGTCACGCTGACCGAACTGATCGCCCAAGCCCAGGCGCAAGGTTGGCAGCTGCAGCGTCTCTCCGCCAAGCTGGCCGACGACAACAAGGTCAACGCCGAGCTGGAGTGGACGCGATGA